The genomic segment GCGGTTTTTTTTAGTAAAGATCAAATAGTAGGTCTCACCTTTGGGAAGATATTTCAATATCTTATTTTCGGGCATATTCTTCGAAAATTTTTAGGTGGGGGGGTTGACCGGGAAATAGGTGAAAATTTTAAAGAAGGAAAGATTGTTATTGATTTGGTTAAGCCTATTAATATCGTTTATAAAACTTTGTTTTACGATCTGGGGCGAGGTTTATTAGAAGTATTTACAGTGGGAGTTCCATTTATAGTAATTTTATTTATGGGCTATCAATACATAGAATTTAGTTTTAAGAAAGTATGTTTATATATTTTAATGTGTATTTTTGGTTATATTATCTACTTTTTAATAAATTTTATTTTTGGATTAGTATGTTTTTGGACTAAATCTATCATTGGTATCACCAGTTTGAAAATTGCTATCTGGGGAATTCTCTCTGGTACTTTTATTCCGTTTGAATTATATCCAGAGTGGTTATTAAATTTAGCAAATGTACTTCCCTTTAGGGCAACTTATTATATTCCTGTATCAATTTGGATTAAATCTACTCATTTTGAGCAAGTTTTAAGATTAATGGGAATACAGCTTTTCTGGATTATTATCTTAGCAACTATTGTTTCTGTTTTGGAAAAAATTGCATTGAAAACCTATGTGGTACAAGGAGGTTAATTGGATGTTGCGTTATTGGAAATGTTTTTGTGCTTATTTTAAGGCAAATTTATTAACCTGGGCAGAATATAGATTGGATTTTCTTGCACTGAATGTTTCAAATATTATTTATCTGGTTGTAGGGGTAATTAATATTGAAATACTTTTTACTCAAGTAGATAATATAATGGGATGGAATAAATATCATATATTCTGGATGCTGGGTTTTTATTATTTGGTTAAAACACTCTGGAATACATTATTCATCAATACTTTGGATATAGGTTATTGGGTTCGTAGTGGAAAACTGGATTTATTTATGGTTCGCCCCTTAAATCCGTTATTTCAGTTAATTTGTACTGGTCGGTATAATACAGAATTTGCTCTTGATGAGTTGGTATTAGGACTTGGTTTGATAATTTATGCGAATAACCATTTAGGAATTGTTTGGGATTCAGGTTCTATTGCTTACTTTATCATTTCACTAATGAGTGGTGTATTGGTGTATGGTGGTATAATATTTTTATTATCCTGTATTTCGCTATGGACTATACAGAGTGATACTCTTTTTGAATTTATTTACAACCTGGAACGTTTAATTGAATATCCAATTGACATATATGGAGTATTTATTAAATATTTCTTAACCTTTGTTTTACCTCTGGGATTTGTAAGTTTTTATCCAGCTCAGTTTTTCTTTAATGTAGGTAATTATAGGTGGTTTATTTTCGCTGAACCTTTTATAGGAGTTGTACTTACTGTACTAGGACTAGCTATTTGGAAGCAGGGGCTTAAGGGTTATCAAAGTACTGGTTCCTAAATTTAAAGGGTGGGACTGTTTTTTATGAGAAACTAAAATCTCTGGGAAAAATTTACATCTGCGATAGCAGAAAGTATTTAATAACATCAGATATTGCAAAAGATTTGCAGACTTAGAGAAAATGAAGAACGGATAAATATACCATAAAAAAGAGGAAAAAGGTCACGGGAGGAAATAAGGCAATTATGTAGAATTTATTTCAATAAAGACTAAAAAGGAAAGGCAGGTAGGGAAGATGAAAAAGTTTTCAATCTTGTTATTACTCTGTTTTCTTTTAATAAGTGAACAAGTTGGAGCTACTGAACTGGTAGGTCCAAAGGCTTTTGGTATGGGGGGAGCTTTTACAGCAGTGGCCGATGATGCTAGTAGTTTATATTGGAACCCCGCTGGTCTAACCAGTAGTGGTTTTTTGGGAGGAGAGGTTTCTTTTGGAGCAAGTACTTCCTCACTTAAAGATTTTGCTGATCTGACCCAAACTTTTGGAAATGGTGATTATTTAAAACTGTTAAACGAATTAGAAAAAGGCAAGAATTTTGCCGGACGTTTAACTGGATTTATCGGTGCAAATCTAAAAAAATTTAGTGGCGGTATTATTATTAATGAAGAACTGCGGTTCAATACCAATGATGCTATAGGTTATCGTTATTCTGAGAAGATTGGAAACATAGGTATGGCAGTAGACCTGACCAGACCGATTTTAAATCTGGGTCGACTTTCTATTGGTGCTAATTTTAAAATTATCCAGCGTGATAAATATCAGTATCAATACAATTATAACAGTGGAGAATTTGAATTACTCAGTCAGACTCCGAGTAAAAGCCAGGAATTGGGACTGGATGTAGGTGCTCTTGGTCGAGTTACTAATATTTTAAATGTGGCTTTGGTGGCGAGAAATTTAAAGGTGACTTTAAAAGAAGATGACCAATTCCATATGAGTTTAAAAGCACCTGAATCCATTACCCTTGGTGCTGCATTAAAACTGCCCGTGCCATTTGCCGCAACTTTGGCAGCTGACTTAGAACATGTTTTTGGCACTGAAGACGAAGCTGGAAACCCGGTTGATGCGGTTGATATTTTACATTTGGGTTTAGAAAAGCGTCTTTTCTTTAATGCTCTATCTTTACGGGCGGGAGTTTATGGTCCATTCCAGACCTCTGAGAGAGCTTTTAAAGATAAGTTGACTTATACTGCAGGATTAGGCTTGAACATTTTGGCTTTCCATGTAAATGGCGCTTTAGGGGTTTCTAATGACTTTGAGAATATGCATGGGACTTTATCGGCATCGGTTAAGTTTTGATGGTTTTGATATGGGTATAAAAAATAGTCGTCTTAAACCCCGTATTTTATTAAGAGGGGTAAGGCGACTATTTTTATTTCTATTTCCCTAATAAATTATGTGGTTTTACTGCAAAAAGCTAATTTTGAGCACCATAGAAATTTTTCTTTAAACCATCTTATTTCGACTGAAATTGAGCTTTAGATGGTTCGAAAAATTTCTTTATGAAGCGAAAAATTAGCTTTTTGCAGTTTAATCATTATGTTCTTTAGCCTAATTTTTTGAAAAGTAACTTCAGCCTTCCTGTTTTCTGATATTTAAAAATTAACTCCATTGTTTTACCTGCTACATCACCGGTAATTTCAATACATTGCTTAATATGCTCCTTACTACCAAACTTGAAATTTCTAGTTAGTACACGGCAGCAGGTACTTTTGTAGTTCTTTTTAAACCAATCGTGAAGTTCTCTGGCAGCAGGATAGATTTTGGGACATTTTTTTCCAGGCTCAGTCCGACCAAATACTAGTCCCAGAGCCATCACTCCGCCGCTTATGGCTCCACATACACAACCCGACTCGCCGATTCCTGCTGGGAAACCAGAGGCTAATTTGACAATTTCATCTGGAAATGGTTTTTCAAGTAGCTCATTTATTGTGTAAAGAACTGCTTCAGCACAGAGAAATTCACCTTTTTTATATCTTTCTGCGGCAAGTTTTCTTGCTTTTTGGATCATTTGTTCTTCTGTCATTTTTAAAACCTCCCAGGCTTTTAATCGATATAGTATGATTTCATTGCAAAAAGCTAATTTTTCGAGTCGTCTAAAGTTCGATTTCGGTGTAATTCATATTCGATTCATGGATGATTAAACTGCAAAAAGTTAATTTTGAATTGTTAAACCATCTTAGTAAGATTGAAAAGAATGGCCTCATATGAGGATGAGTGTGTCTTATTTTGACTGAAATCGAACTTTAGATGGTTCGAAAAATTTTTTTATAAAGTGAAGAATTAGCTTTTTGCAGTAAAACCATGGATTGGTTTATCATATTAAGTAAGATGGTTTAACAACTCAAAATTAGCTTTTCGCGGTTTAATTATTTAAATTCAAAGTTGAACCCTTAATTTCCTGCAATTTTTATTGAAAGTTTTAAAAGTAGCTTATTCTTAGAAGGTAAAATACTGGCTCTTTTTTATATTTCCAAGAAAAAAGGAAATAATAAATGAATAAGTGAGCTAATCGCTGAAATTAGGAATTATAAGCCAAAAAAAGATTTTTTTTGACCTTTTTTGACCTTGAATATATACATGATTAGGAATATAATGTAAATAGAAAAGGTCAAAGATAGTCAAAATCAAAGGATGGTGGTAGTGGTGAGTAGCCTGGTGCAGCGGATAGAAAACTACATTAAAAAACTTTTAAACCAGTCGGATGGTCGGTTGCGTGTGAGACGAAGGGAGTTAGCTGATCACTTCAAATGTGTTCCTTCCCAGATTAACTATGTCTTAAAGACCAGATTTACCATTGAACGGGGATACATTGTAGAGAGCCAACGGGGTGGGGGCGGTTTTATCGAAATTCGTAAACTGGTTTTTGACCATCCTGAGGAAGATTTTCTCTATTCTGCT from the Anoxybacter fermentans genome contains:
- a CDS encoding ABC transporter permease; the protein is MKYLAYVESRIKIGKNYKFNFYSMIVSTLIMFFVEYALWRAVFFSKDQIVGLTFGKIFQYLIFGHILRKFLGGGVDREIGENFKEGKIVIDLVKPINIVYKTLFYDLGRGLLEVFTVGVPFIVILFMGYQYIEFSFKKVCLYILMCIFGYIIYFLINFIFGLVCFWTKSIIGITSLKIAIWGILSGTFIPFELYPEWLLNLANVLPFRATYYIPVSIWIKSTHFEQVLRLMGIQLFWIIILATIVSVLEKIALKTYVVQGG
- a CDS encoding ABC transporter permease, encoding MLRYWKCFCAYFKANLLTWAEYRLDFLALNVSNIIYLVVGVINIEILFTQVDNIMGWNKYHIFWMLGFYYLVKTLWNTLFINTLDIGYWVRSGKLDLFMVRPLNPLFQLICTGRYNTEFALDELVLGLGLIIYANNHLGIVWDSGSIAYFIISLMSGVLVYGGIIFLLSCISLWTIQSDTLFEFIYNLERLIEYPIDIYGVFIKYFLTFVLPLGFVSFYPAQFFFNVGNYRWFIFAEPFIGVVLTVLGLAIWKQGLKGYQSTGS
- a CDS encoding C-GCAxxG-C-C family protein, translating into MTEEQMIQKARKLAAERYKKGEFLCAEAVLYTINELLEKPFPDEIVKLASGFPAGIGESGCVCGAISGGVMALGLVFGRTEPGKKCPKIYPAARELHDWFKKNYKSTCCRVLTRNFKFGSKEHIKQCIEITGDVAGKTMELIFKYQKTGRLKLLFKKLG
- a CDS encoding CtsR family transcriptional regulator → MSSLVQRIENYIKKLLNQSDGRLRVRRRELADHFKCVPSQINYVLKTRFTIERGYIVESQRGGGGFIEIRKLVFDHPEEDFLYSALELIGDELSQQQALNLIHNLEERKILTKRESAILQSMLHRRNLNIELPYRDYLRARLLKAALGAIMKTDD